TTGATGAACAACGGCACGTGGGTTTCCAACGGAGTGGTGCTCTTTACCAACGCGCGCTACCTGGTTGGCACCAATGACAGCTCTGGCAACGTGCAACTGTATGCCGCGGGCAGCCCCCCCGCCGGAGCGGCCCCCTACTTTGGTGGTGGCAACCTCGTTAGCTACACAGACACAACCGGGTTCAATCAACCGCCTACCGGCAATGGCGATATCGGCGGCATCGGTGGCTACGTCAATTGGGCGATCAGTCCGCCGTCCAACGCGGGTTTTCACGGGATCGCGCTGGCCCCGGTTGGGAGCGAGACGTTTCCTGCGGGAGCGGGCCAGATTTCGGTGGGACCGATCACGGGATTCACCTCCAGTGGCTTAAGCGGCGGTTCATTTGCGGCCACGAAGACTTACAACATCGCCAATCCGGGTACGAACACGGTGACCTGGGCTGCCAGCGCAAGCGCAGGTTGGGTGAGTCTCTCGGCTAGCAGCGGCACGCTCATCGGCGGCGCCAGCGCTAATGTTGTTATCTCGTTTGCCGCGGGCCCTGCGGCCGCCCTGAGCGCCGGCACCAACACAGCCAGTGTCACGTTTACGAACAACACTGCAGGCAACACCGGATTTGATGCGACGTCGCGCGCAGTGACACTGATCATCAGCGATCAGACGCTGACGCCATCGACAGACTACACGATCTCCGGTGTACCCGGCGGACCCTTCAACCCGGCGAGCAAGGTGTACACCTTGAGCAATGGCGTGACGCCAGGCACCATCACCTACACGGTTAACAAGTCGGCCAACTGGCTGCGCTTGAATGGTTCCGTGGCCAACTCCCTGACAGGGACGCTGAGCGGGGGTGCCAGCGCGGCGATTACCGTGGCATTTGATACCAACAACGCCAATGCGCTGGTTGCGGGCAATTATTCGGATGACATAACTTTTAGCAATGCGACGGCTAATACACTTATTGACGACCGTATCGCCGCCCTTAACGCTGGCGCAATCTACTTCTGCGATGACTTCAGCACCTTCAACCAGAACACCGACCTGGTGGGCCAGCAAGGTTGGACGCAGGTGGGTACGATATCCGCTGCGGCGCTGCAGGTAATTGGCGGGAAAGTTACGATTCCAGCTGCTGTGGTGGCTGACAATCAGGATGCATACAAGAATGTCATATTTACCACCAACCACACCATCTTTGCAGGCATGGTGCTGTCCGTCAGTAACGCGCCAGCGACCGCTCCGTCGTTCTTTGCGGCCTTGAATGTAACGACGAACGGTACCACGGGCAGCAACTTCGCCAATTACCGGTTCAGTGCCATTGCTACCAACAGTGGTTTTGCATTTGCCGCGCGTGTCACCGGCCAAGCCCAGGATCCGTTTACGTATGGCACAAACACCCTTACCTACGGTACGACGTACCAGGTAGTCATCCAGACTGATATCGCTGGCTCCAATATGACGGTGTATGTCAATCCAACGAGTGGGATCCTTGGCGCACAAACGCCGTACATGGTTCATGTAATAGGTGCAGGAGCGGCTCCGCCGTTGTCCGTCGGCGACATTGTCATCTCGCAATTTGGCAACGGCACGACCGCTCTCCAAGCGGGCATAAGCATCAGCAAGGTCTGTGTTTCGACCAATTATGCGGATGTTTACAATGGTACAGCCATCGGGGGCGGCCCGACGGATCCGTTTACCGCATGGCAGGCCCAATACTTCACCGGCAGCCCCTTGAGTTCAGCGCCAGGCGCAGATCCACTGGGTAAAGGCATCAGCAACACCAATCAGTTCCTGGCGGGATTCAATCCTACCAATGCTTCGGCATACGTGCATATCACTGCTGTCTCGAAGGTGAACGCTGGTACGGACATCCGTGTGGACTATCTGGGCGCCAGCGGCAACAGCAGCACCACGCCACCCATGGCTTCCCGCACCAATGTGCTGGAATTTACCGCAGGCAGCGGCGGAAATTACAACAGCAACAGCTTCGCGAGCACCGGTCAGACCAACATCCTCAGTGGCGGAGTTGGACTCGGGACCTTGACCAACATGGTGGATCCGGGCGGGGCGACCAACGTCCCGTCACGATACTACCGTGTCCGTGTGTTGGTGCCGTAATTAAGCAAAGTTTGAAATCGAAAGCGCTGGTGCTTCTCAACATTCTGTTGGGGAGCATCAGCGCTTCTCTTTTGTGTAGCTTGGTGACCACCGTGCGCCCGGCGCCGACCATTTTGTGCTTGCATTAGGGTCGAGAAAAATAGTAATAATTGTTGACTACGCTGAGGCAGTGGGGCCGCACGGGAAAGCGCCTGATTGATTAAATGATGATCGCCAGCCGCAAGAGTTGTGCGGCCCGCAAATTGTGTTTAGATTTGGATTTAGATTAAGGAGAACAGCAACATGCGTAAGCTGATTGCGGTTTGGTTGGGAAGGGAGTCCAGGCGCGCCTTCACGCTCATCGAGTTGCTTGTCGTTATCGCGATCATCGGCATCCTGGCGGCGATGCTGTTGCCCGCGCTGAACAAGGCCAGAGAAAAAGCCTATGCGGCGACGTGCATCAGTAATATGCACCAATGGGGTTTGGGCATTAACATGTACTGTGATGACTGGAACGATTCTTTCCCGTACGAAGGCGACTCAATGAACCCGATTAATGCCGTCAACAACCCGGGTGCCTGGTACAATGTGGTGACTCCCTACCTGGGACAACCGCGGTTGATGGACCTATACGCGGCGGGAAATCCACCGACGCAGTACTCATCAAAGAACATCTGGACTTGTCCCAGTTCGAAAAGCAACGTTACCGCCGCAGCCTTGAGCTTTTCGAACCCGCTGTTCATGTACGCGTTCAATTCGCGGATGGACCCCAATGGTGCAGCTACGTTCAAGCGCGGGGATTTGACCGAGCCCACCACCACGATTGTTCTCGGGGAACGCGCGGAAGACGGTATCTCCAACGTAACAGGCCAGAACTGCCCGGCCCGGCACTCAGCTGGCGCGAACTTTGTGATGGGCGATGGCCATGGGGAGTGGGTCGCGGCTAACAACTTCTGTCGACAAGGTTTCCCCGGCTGCCCGGCGTTCCTCAATTTTGCAGAGACAGACTCTTCGGCTTTGGGCGACTGGAAGAAGGGTGTACCCTACCATTGGTTTCCTTATAAGGGTGCATCGACCTAAGCAGGGCGGTTGTGGAACGGTAAATGCTTTTGGGTGAACCTCTAACAAGAATGCAGGCAGTAAGAAGCAGGGGGAGGACAATGAAGAAGATCATTAAAACGGTGATTATATTGGCGGCTTTGTCGTTGGCGACGGGCGCCTGGGCGGCCAACTTTACAGCAGGCAATGTTGTGGTCTATCGCGTCGGCGATGGCTCGACCAATGCCCTGGTGAATTCCGGCAGCCCGGTCTTTTTGGATGAATACGATCTGAATGGAAATCCCGTCCAGTCGATCTCAATTCCCACCAACGCGTATTTCGGCGCGAACGCCCCGCTGATTGCCAATGGCGCGGCGTCTGCAGAAGGATTGATGACCCGGTCTGTGGACGGACGGTTCCTGGTTTTCACCGGCTTCGCGACCAGTATCGGGGCCGGTTCTTCAGCTTTGGCCTCGCTGAGTGCGCAGACGGTTCCGCGGGTGATCGCGACGATGGACCAATCCACGCGCCTCAACTCAACCACTTTGCAAACCAACACACTCTCGAGTGGGGATGACATCCGCAGCGCGGCAAGCACGGACGGCACGAACATCTGGTTTAGTGGCGATAGCAGCGGCATTCGGTACACGACCCGGGGTTCCACGGCGGCGACGCAGCTCGAGCCGGACCTGACCAACATCCGCCAGGTTAACATTTACAACAGCACACTTTACTTCAGTACTGCCTCCGGTACCGCGATTCGACTCGGTGTCGTGACGAACGGCCTGCCCACGACCAGCGGCAGCACGTACACCAATCTTCCCGGCACGGCAACCACCAACGGCAGCCCGTATGCTTTCGCGTTTTTCAACCTGCCGGGCGGTCCAAGCCCGATCAACACGCTGTACATCGCCGATGACGGCGGCACCGGCGGTATTTACAAGTGGTCCCTCGTTGGCAGTTCCTGGGTGTCGAACGGCGTGGTGCTCTTTACGAATGCGCGCTATCTGGTGGGCACCAATACTTCCGGCGGCAACGTCAAACTGGTTGCGGCGGGTGCCCCCGCGGCCGGTGCCGGCCCTTATTTCGGCGGCGGCAATATGGTTGGTTACACCGACACGACCGGCTATAATGCGGCGCCGGTAGGTAATGGCGATCCGGGTGGTATCGGTGACGTTGCTGATTGGGCGGTCAATCCTCCGGCTAATGCGGCCTTCCGTGGGATCGCGTTCGCTCCCGTTGGTAGCGAGACATTTCCCTCGGGGTCACCGCAGCTTTCGGTTGGACCGATAACGGACGTCTTTTTCTCCAAAGGATTCACCGGCGGGCCGATCACGTTCACAAAGAATTACTCGGTGGCCAACTTCGGTGTCGGCACGATGACCTGGTCGGTGAGTGCCGCCAACAACTGGGTGGGATTGTCCCCGTCGAGCGGGACGCTGGGATCTGGCGGCAGCATCACGGTTACGGTTTCGTTTAATAACGCGAATGCCAACGCGCTGGCTCCCGGGACGAATGTGTCGAGCATCTCGTTCACGAACTCGACGTCGGGTAACACTGGTTCTGATTTCACGACCCGCCCGGTTACGTTGATACTGTCTCAAATCGGGGTCACCCCGTCATCCAACTACTTTGCGAATGGCCCTGTGGGCGGTCCGTACACCCCCAGCACCCAGATCTATACATTGACCAACGGCTCCGCAAACTCGCTGTCATGGGGGGCAAGCGCCGTGTCCTCCAATTGGTTGACGTTTACGCCGAGCAGCGGCGCGATAGCGGCCGGTGGGACCGCCAACGTCACCGTCGCGATCACCAACGCGAATGCCCTTGCCCTGTCTCGTGGCGCCTTCGTCGATACGATCATGTTTACCAATTCCGCCTCCAGCGATCCCGGCAATGCCGCACGATCCGTTAGCCTCTTGACCGGGGGAGGATTTACGTCAAATAACCTCGTGATTTATCGCGCAGGCGACGGCGTAGCCGCTCTGAATAATCAACCCACGCCGGTCTTCATCGACGAATACACCCGGAGTGGAGTTCTGATCCAGACGGTTCCGGTTTCAACCAACAATTACAGTTGCTCTGGTGTTGCCACCGCCGAAGGATTGATGACCCGCTCGACGGACAAGCACTACCTTGTTTTTGTCGGGTACGGAACAAACAAACTTTATGGCGCTCCAGCGCCGGCCTCCCTCGCGAGCGTTGTTCCGCGCGTTATTGGTCGCGTCGATGGCAACTGCAATGTTGACGTGAGCACTCGGTTGACGGATTACTGCTCCGGCAGCAACCCGCGCGCGGCGGTGAGCACCAACGGGGTGGACATGTGGGTTGCGGGCGCCACCAACGGTGTTCGGCACACCTTCTTGGGAGCCACCTCTTCGAGCGATGTCTGTACCAACCCCGTCCAGAACTTCCGGGCGCTCAACATCTACAGTAATCAACTTTATGCCGGCACGGCGTCCGGATCGGTACGCATCACGACCGTTGGCTCCGGGTTGCCCACCACGGACAGCCTCGCTGTTAACCTGCCCGGTTACAGCACCAACGAAGTCAGCCCGTATAATTTCGTGCTGTTCCAGTTGAAGCCCGGAGGGACGG
This Verrucomicrobiia bacterium DNA region includes the following protein-coding sequences:
- a CDS encoding DUF1559 domain-containing protein, with the protein product MRKLIAVWLGRESRRAFTLIELLVVIAIIGILAAMLLPALNKAREKAYAATCISNMHQWGLGINMYCDDWNDSFPYEGDSMNPINAVNNPGAWYNVVTPYLGQPRLMDLYAAGNPPTQYSSKNIWTCPSSKSNVTAAALSFSNPLFMYAFNSRMDPNGAATFKRGDLTEPTTTIVLGERAEDGISNVTGQNCPARHSAGANFVMGDGHGEWVAANNFCRQGFPGCPAFLNFAETDSSALGDWKKGVPYHWFPYKGAST